A window of Gossypium raimondii isolate GPD5lz chromosome 7, ASM2569854v1, whole genome shotgun sequence genomic DNA:
GACAGTTCAATAGGATGGAACATTTAGTTGAACATATGAGAACTTCGTTTCATTCAGTTCATGAACCTACTTGTGGTGTTTGTAAAAAGCACTGCCGATCCTTTGAATCTCTAAGGGAACATCTAATAGGTAACTAATTCAATtcatttgtaatatatatatatatatatatgtcacgGATTCTtgaaaactatataaatttgttaataaataCAGGTCCATTGCCCAAACAAGAATGCAGGAACGTGTTCAACATCCGAGGCTGCAAGTTTTGTTTAGCCATTCTCGATAGCCCTTATGCTCTTAGGGTTCATCAAGACAGATGCCAGCTCTCTGGAGTGAACCATGTATTAATTCAAGTCAATTTGTCTttataaacatacatatatccgtaggtaaaagtatcataaatGTCTCTATACTAAAAGTTGGATTGCATTTATTCCCTCTACTCAAAAAACGAGCAAATTAGCACTTATACATaagatcaaagagtaaactaaTCCTTCTGttgaaaatttcatccatttctacggTTAAAAAATGATCTCTTTACGTCAGAATGAAGTACATGTGGCACACCATGTAGAATTGTCTAGTTATTTTGTCAGTCACGTCAATTTTGATAGTAGagttggataaaattttaatagaaaagactagtttgctttttgatctaatgCATAGGGACCAATTTACCCCCTTTTCTTTAGTAAAGAAggacaaaatgtaatttaacttTTAGTGCAGGAgactccatgatacttttatgtatatttataatgGAACTTTTTTCCCAtgttgaaattgatttaaaatgtgGGTTTTACTTGTAATAGGGGATATCAGCTTACATGGCTAACTTGGGTCTTAGAGATAGCTTAACAATCGACAATGGTTATTCAAGAGGCCCAGAAGTTGTTGCACTTGCATGCAAAACTGTTGGTGGTGGAAGCGATAGGTCATTGGATCTTTGTGCAAGGGTTTGCATCATTGATGAAAAGGAGAATATAATCTTCCATACTTTTGTTAAACCTCCTATTCCAGTCACAAACTATAGGTATGCCCATAGGATAAATCCGAGTAATCCCTAATCTTTTCATGTTCAACATATATTCAAACTTGGTCCGATACTTGCCTTAGTCTGAGTAACATAGGTTCCTTGTTTGAATTACTTTCAGGTACGAAACAACAGGCATTCGACCAGAACATTTAAGGGATGCAATGCCATTGAGACAAGTTCAAAGAAAGGTTCAAGATTTCCTTTGCAATGGAGAACCAACGTGGAAAATTCGATCACCTAAAGGTGGAAAAGCTAGGATTCTTGTAGGGCATGGTCTTGATCATGACCTAGATAAAATGCAAGTCGAATATCCACCAAAATGATAAGGTAAAAGTTTAAGgatgccatatatatatatatataacatacaTTCAAAAGGAATATATATAAGTCAAACTACAATCTTTTTTCAATACAGCTTGCAGGTTTTGTATTATTCGAACTCTTCGGTTTTCTTAAAGTATTCATGTTCGATATTTGTTTACAGGGATACTGCAAAATATCCTCCCTTGATGAAAACAAGCAAACTTAGCAACTCACTCAAGTACTTAACTCAAGCATATTTGGGGTAAGTATCTATAGATCATCCATTTCTCCCCTATACGATCGGTATCCGATCGATGATCGTTAACGAGAGAGTGATGCATCATGTTGGGTGTGAATTAGGTATGACATTCAAAATGGCATTCAAGATCCTTATGAGGATTGTGTTGCAACAATGAGGCTTTACGTTAGGATGAGGAGACAAGTTCATAGGAGACAAGACTACCCGTTGGCTTCCGACCCTCAAAACCGGAACAACTTCGCGTCGTGGAGGCAAAACGAGCTCGAGAGGATGTCCCCTGAAGAAATGTTGGCAATCTCAAGGTCTGATTACTACTGTTGGTGCTTGGATTCTGCATAAAGACACTGAGAAATGCCACTATTTCATTCTCCTCCCCCCCCCCTCCCCCAATTACTTGTTATAGCAATAAGAAGGATGTAGTTCATTGTTATTTCCCTAGTGTTTATTTGTACTAGTAAACAATTTATTggattatatatacatgtatgtatgcTAGTGAAATCATCTAAATAAATGGAATTATAAGAGTATTCATAGAGTAAGTTTAGCTCGGTTGGTTTATAGACTACAGTcctctttcaaaaaaaaaaaccgaaattccaaaataaacatgataaatacattaatagacacattaaaagtttaaattaactaacacattaaaagtttaaaataactaataagAAAGCATACaaacttaacaaaattaaactgaatgaataatcaaaatattatgaatttaacaactgaaataacattcaaatattaaatttcggttaatttgAGTGAactgattatttttttataattatctgAACTGAATGAAATTTATTCTGTTAAATAATCAACCTATAGATACTGTAAAAACTCCAACAAGAACACAAATTCAACATATATAAAGAGATTATGAAATATGAATCGTCATAacaatattatttcaattctcTAATAAATTTGCAATTTTCAGCTGCCTGTTTATCTTGGGTTTTTCTCCCAGGATGATGATCAATGTTGGGAAATGTGGACAACTTTTTTCATATGTTTTAGTTGAGAGTTTGATATTTACCATGCATTTGGCACCATCTTCACTCGACACCTACAACTTCAGCTTTGAATCTCATTGGTTTCAAATGGAATCAGATTTCCATAAAAGTTCATCCTCTGATTTTTCTTGGCTTTCTTGATCAAACACCACCATCAAAGTCTtcatcatataaatatatttgtacttTTTTCACTTATGagtttttaagtaaatattatatttaattgcaTAATTAGGATAAATTTCATAGGTTgcatcatatttatattttatgttgttttacttatttttagttatttaagtaaaatgcCTTTAATCAGGTCCAATTTGAAATGAAGACCGAGTTTGAATACGAGCGAAAACAAAATGAGATTGAAAAAATATGCGGGAGTGTCGAAGCAACATGTGCGCCACAGTACACTGTTCTGCCGCATATGGTACCGAACCCTTTTTCGCACTTGGTTTCGTTTAGTCGCTGCCAAATTTAATGAATCCCTAATTAGGTCTACACAACAACCATATTTAGGTTTCAATTAGGTGTGCAAAAAGAGAGCAACAGTCGTCCTGCTAATGTTCATTGAAGTCATGTTTGGATTGAGTTTTGGAGTTTCAATTATTCAATAGGATTTCTATTTTCTCTTCATAATGTTTCAATTAATGTTCTTatgattgttttattatttttgtttatgatGCTCGTTATGAACTAATAGCTCAAGTAATGATGAAGTAAATCGGTTATTAGAGATAAATTTAAGTCAGTATAAATATTAAGTGTTCAGTTggttatttataattaatttaagtgaCCGTTAGATTAAGCAATAATCTAGGAAGAGTTAAATATCGAGAGTATTTGCTTAACCTTAGCGATTTAGTTGAATAGTTATCTAAACCTGCTAAACTATACACCGATGGATGGGGTTGTTTGTAACATATACACCAACTTACTTACGTAGTGAGGGTTGATGCCAGTGTTGGTTTAAGGTTTACTTAATTCCTATACGACATACATTAACATAGGATTTTCTAAACACCTATAAGTGATTCACCAACCAAGTACCTACATCTTAAGATCATCTTAGTCATGAATCTTAAACTTATCAATAACTGGATTAGATAAATAAACTTACTCACTTCTAATAATTTCTAACccatattgtatttttattctCCTAATAGttactatatttatttttagttaattcttaaatttatatCAGTTCTTGTGATTTTATTATTTCGAAAATTGTAAATCTTTTTTTTGAGATCCATCCTCGAAAAAAGTAGTAACGACTTctgagttttaattttatattatcaattttacTTTTCGAATAGTGCAATTACAATGTAACTTTGATGAAGTTAGAGGGAAACATCATTGTTTTTATTACATGAGACCAATTGGTAACATATAACCAAACATTTGCATCACAAATGtgagatttaaattaattatcttgtTGGATTGGATATATGACTACTTTTCCAGCGACTCTACCAGTGTCGACATATGCAAGTCCTTCAAGTGTTTGAGAGAAAGGGTAAATGCCATTGGGATCAATAACAGCCTTCACTTTCCCACTTTCCAAGTAAGGGTTCAATTTCTCCAAATCAGCCCCATTTGAAGTGACTATAAACA
This region includes:
- the LOC105771836 gene encoding LOW QUALITY PROTEIN: RNA exonuclease 4 (The sequence of the model RefSeq protein was modified relative to this genomic sequence to represent the inferred CDS: substituted 1 base at 1 genomic stop codon) encodes the protein MLXCRNKCAACYRQFNRMEHLVEHMRTSFHSVHEPTCGVCKKHCRSFESLREHLIGPLPKQECRNVFNIRGCKFCLAILDSPYALRVHQDRCQLSGVNHGISAYMANLGLRDSLTIDNGYSRGPEVVALACKTVGGGSDRSLDLCARVCIIDEKENIIFHTFVKPPIPVTNYRYETTGIRPEHLRDAMPLRQVQRKVQDFLCNGEPTWKIRSPKGGKARILVGHGLDHDLDKMQYSCSIFVYRDTAKYPPLMKTSKLSNSLKYLTQAYLGYDIQNGIQDPYEDCVATMRLYVRMRRQVHRRQDYPLASDPQNRNNFASWRQNELERMSPEEMLAISRSDYYCWCLDSA